The following coding sequences lie in one Zonotrichia leucophrys gambelii isolate GWCS_2022_RI chromosome 4A, RI_Zleu_2.0, whole genome shotgun sequence genomic window:
- the TMEM35A gene encoding novel acetylcholine receptor chaperone: protein MASPRTITIVALSVALGLFFVFMGTIKLTPRLSRDAYNEMKRAYKSYVRALPMLKKMGVSSILLRKSIGALEVACGIVMTLVPGRPKDVANFLLLLLVLAVLFFHQLVGDPLKRYAHALVFGILLTCRLLIARQPEELPPDKRMLSVNGDEQPLIHEAAPEKGKVKVS, encoded by the exons ATGGCATCTCCCAGGACCATCACCATCGTCGCCCTCTCGGTGGCCCTGGGGCTCTTCTTCGTCTTTATGGGGACGATCAAGCTGACGCCCCGGCTCAGCAGGGATGCCTACAATGAGATG AAACGAGCATACAAAAGCTACGTGCGGGCCCTGCCCATGCTCAAGAAGATGGGAGtcagctccatcctgctccGCAAGAGCATTGGCGCCCTGGAAGTGGCGTGCGGCATTGTCATGACACTGGTGCCCGGTCGCCCCAAGGACGTGGCCaacttcctgctcctcctcctggtGCTGGCCGTGCTCTTCTTCCACCAGCTGGTGGGTGACCCTCTGAAGCGCTATGCCCACGCCCTGGTGTTTGGGATCCTGCTCACCTGCCGCCTGCTGATCGCCCGGCAGCCCGAGGAGCTGCCGCCCGACAAGAGGATGCTGTCGGTGAACGGCGATGAGCAGCCACTCATCCATGAAGCAGCTCCCGAGAAAGGCAAAGTGAAGGTATCCTAG